A stretch of the Acidobacteriota bacterium genome encodes the following:
- a CDS encoding efflux RND transporter permease subunit, which produces MIERIIDWCAGNRFLVSIGAVVLTLWGAWAMTRTPLDAVPDISDVQVIISTEWEGRSPDLIEDQVTYPIVTSLISTPKVKSVRGFTDFGISYVYVIFDDDTDIYWARSRVVEYLSSIRGQLPAGVNPTIGPDATGVGWVFQYALVDESG; this is translated from the coding sequence ATGATCGAACGGATCATCGACTGGTGCGCGGGCAACCGTTTCCTCGTCTCGATCGGGGCGGTCGTGCTCACGCTGTGGGGGGCGTGGGCGATGACACGGACGCCGCTCGATGCCGTGCCCGACATCTCCGACGTGCAGGTGATCATCTCCACCGAGTGGGAGGGGCGCAGCCCCGACCTCATCGAAGACCAGGTCACCTACCCCATCGTCACCTCGCTCATCTCGACGCCGAAGGTGAAGTCGGTGCGCGGGTTCACCGATTTCGGCATCTCGTACGTCTACGTGATCTTCGACGACGACACCGACATCTACTGGGCGAGGAGCCGCGTCGTCGAGTACCTGTCGAGCATTCGCGGGCAGCTGCCAGCCGGCGTCAACCCGACGATCGGACCCGATGCGACCGGCGTGGGCTGGGTGTTCCAGTACGCGCTCGTCGACGAGAGCGG
- a CDS encoding efflux RND transporter periplasmic adaptor subunit translates to MSHTFSKRVVAAVSVGVGVLILATALVGFRSSLGWLPIVGHWLAPHAADVVYVCPMHPEVRQNTPGTCPECGMDLELQSGDTMYVCPMHPEVRQDHPGTCPECGMDLEPEGAAGVHDHSGHDMSDGAGDPVPVPRAGLTLDLRRQQLIGVRIAEAEERQLGDTLRAVGIVRYDETRQTDVNMKVDGWIEELYVDYTGKSVARGQPLFTFYSPDLLATQKEYLLALTTRDQLRDSAVADARDYAERMVRSARQRLHLWDLTDEQIDELERTREPRRALVFTSPAQGVVLEKRAVKGMRAMAGESLYTLADLSVVWVEADVYERELSGISVGRAATVTLDAYPGERFAGRVSYIFPFVEQESRTVRVRLELPNRGSRLKPGMFANVELASPSRGPSLTVPSDAVVDSGRAQFVFLSLGDGYFEPRQVKAGRRANGAVEILDGLAKGDRVASGATFFIDSESQLRAAMLGFADGPEGDASGPATGGPRYAVTFATEPDPPRSGDNTFVVTLRDPEGAPVTDAQVAVRLYMAPMPSMNMPAMYADATLLHIDGGTYRGRGKVSMAGRWDVTVNATRDGARVASAQFGLVAR, encoded by the coding sequence ATGAGTCACACGTTCTCGAAGCGAGTGGTTGCGGCGGTGTCGGTCGGTGTCGGCGTGCTGATTCTCGCCACGGCGCTCGTCGGCTTCAGGTCGTCGCTCGGATGGCTGCCGATTGTCGGCCACTGGCTGGCGCCACACGCGGCCGACGTCGTCTACGTCTGCCCCATGCATCCCGAGGTCCGCCAGAACACGCCGGGGACGTGCCCGGAGTGCGGTATGGACCTCGAGCTGCAGAGCGGCGACACCATGTACGTGTGCCCCATGCACCCGGAGGTCCGCCAGGACCATCCCGGAACGTGCCCCGAATGCGGCATGGATCTCGAGCCCGAGGGTGCGGCGGGCGTCCACGATCACAGCGGTCACGACATGAGCGACGGGGCTGGCGATCCTGTCCCGGTGCCGAGGGCGGGCCTGACGCTCGACCTCCGGCGACAGCAGCTCATCGGCGTCCGCATCGCGGAGGCAGAAGAGCGTCAGCTCGGCGACACGCTGCGGGCGGTCGGCATCGTCCGCTACGACGAGACCCGGCAGACCGACGTGAACATGAAGGTCGACGGGTGGATCGAGGAGCTCTACGTCGACTACACCGGCAAGAGCGTGGCGCGCGGCCAGCCGCTCTTCACCTTCTACAGCCCCGACCTGCTGGCGACGCAGAAGGAGTACCTGCTGGCCCTCACGACGCGCGACCAGCTTCGCGATTCGGCGGTGGCCGACGCGCGCGACTACGCCGAGCGGATGGTGCGGTCGGCCCGCCAGCGCCTGCACCTCTGGGATCTCACCGACGAGCAGATCGACGAACTCGAGCGCACGCGCGAGCCTCGCCGCGCCCTAGTCTTCACGTCGCCGGCGCAGGGCGTCGTGCTCGAGAAGCGGGCGGTGAAGGGCATGCGTGCGATGGCCGGCGAGTCTCTCTACACACTGGCCGATCTGTCGGTGGTCTGGGTCGAGGCCGACGTCTACGAGCGTGAGCTGTCGGGCATCAGTGTCGGTCGCGCCGCGACGGTGACGCTCGACGCGTATCCAGGCGAACGCTTCGCCGGCCGCGTGTCGTACATCTTTCCCTTCGTCGAGCAGGAGTCGCGTACCGTGCGCGTGCGGCTCGAACTGCCGAACCGCGGCAGCCGGTTGAAGCCGGGGATGTTCGCGAACGTCGAGCTCGCCTCGCCGTCGCGCGGGCCCTCGCTCACCGTGCCGAGCGACGCGGTTGTCGACTCTGGCCGCGCGCAGTTCGTCTTCCTCTCGCTCGGCGACGGCTACTTCGAGCCACGGCAGGTGAAGGCGGGCCGACGCGCCAACGGCGCCGTCGAGATCCTCGACGGGCTCGCGAAAGGCGATCGCGTGGCGAGCGGCGCCACGTTCTTCATCGACTCGGAGAGCCAGCTGCGCGCGGCGATGCTGGGTTTCGCTGACGGGCCGGAAGGCGACGCGAGCGGGCCGGCCACCGGGGGACCGCGCTACGCCGTGACGTTCGCCACAGAGCCCGACCCGCCTCGCAGCGGCGACAACACCTTCGTCGTCACGCTGCGCGATCCCGAGGGAGCGCCGGTTACCGATGCACAGGTCGCCGTGCGCCTCTACATGGCGCCGATGCCGTCCATGAACATGCCCGCGATGTACGCCGATGCCACGCTGCTCCACATCGATGGCGGTACCTACCGCGGCCGCGGCAAGGTGAGCATGGCGGGGCGCTGGGACGTCACGGTGAACGCGACGCGAGACGGCGCGCGCGTCGCCTCGGCGCAGTTCGGCCTGGTGGCGAGGTGA